In Haloimpatiens massiliensis, the following are encoded in one genomic region:
- a CDS encoding S41 family peptidase, with amino-acid sequence MKKRFKIILFIIIIIIILLLIIKNFITVSIKNEFITKEQWKEDIEYISKNLPKKHINLFFKIDREKFYNSIEKLENDLENLDSSEIQVRIMEIISSVGDSHSTIRNFQSNIIYPIKTYWFKECLYVIEADFQYKEILGCKILSINNVPIENIVKNIDTLIPNENKFMLRLKEPEYLVDPKVMEYFKVTKGNNEMNFTLQDLNGGTFNTKVIPKRTNEIKYLPLSDSVNIKPFYSEKEDAFWSKYLENEKILYCQFNSCKIGTPSKNDINSIITTVKEKKVEKLIVDMRNNCGGVYTGKNKFVSKIASITNEKSPTKLYVIVGRRTFSSGILYVLEFQKLTNAKFFGEPTGGKPIHYGDMRNMTLPNSKLNITYSTKFLKTSTNEADTFTPDFIIEPSIKDYLKGIDPVIETIKSKH; translated from the coding sequence ATGAAAAAGAGATTTAAGATAATATTATTTATAATAATTATAATCATAATACTATTATTAATAATAAAGAATTTTATAACAGTAAGCATAAAAAATGAATTTATAACAAAAGAACAGTGGAAGGAAGATATAGAGTATATAAGTAAGAATTTACCTAAGAAACATATTAATTTATTTTTTAAAATTGATAGAGAAAAGTTTTATAATTCTATAGAAAAATTGGAAAATGACTTGGAAAATCTAGATTCTTCTGAAATACAAGTAAGGATTATGGAAATTATATCCAGCGTAGGAGATTCGCATAGTACTATACGTAATTTTCAATCTAATATCATATATCCTATAAAAACTTATTGGTTTAAGGAATGTCTCTATGTTATTGAAGCTGATTTCCAATATAAAGAAATACTGGGTTGTAAAATATTAAGCATTAATAATGTTCCTATTGAAAATATTGTTAAGAATATAGATACATTAATACCTAATGAAAATAAATTCATGCTTAGGTTAAAAGAACCAGAATATCTGGTAGATCCTAAAGTTATGGAGTATTTTAAAGTTACAAAAGGCAATAATGAAATGAACTTTACACTTCAAGATTTAAATGGCGGAACGTTTAATACGAAAGTAATACCTAAGCGTACAAATGAAATAAAGTATTTGCCTTTAAGTGATTCTGTAAATATAAAACCTTTTTATAGTGAAAAGGAAGATGCATTTTGGTCTAAATATCTAGAAAATGAAAAAATACTTTATTGCCAGTTTAATTCCTGTAAAATTGGGACACCTAGCAAAAATGATATAAACTCAATAATAACTACAGTAAAAGAAAAAAAAGTAGAAAAGTTAATTGTAGATATGCGAAATAATTGTGGTGGAGTTTATACAGGAAAGAATAAATTTGTATCTAAAATAGCAAGTATTACAAATGAGAAATCACCAACCAAATTATACGTTATTGTGGGCAGAAGAACTTTTTCATCAGGAATTTTATATGTTTTAGAATTCCAAAAGTTAACTAATGCTAAATTTTTTGGTGAGCCAACTGGAGGAAAACCAATTCATTATGGTGATATGAGAAATATGACTTTACCGAACTCTAAATTAAATATAACTTACTCAACAAAATTTTTAAAAACTTCAACCAAT